From one Rhineura floridana isolate rRhiFlo1 chromosome 4, rRhiFlo1.hap2, whole genome shotgun sequence genomic stretch:
- the POLR1C gene encoding DNA-directed RNA polymerases I and III subunit RPAC1 isoform X1, producing the protein MAASSSVEEMRSRVVLDEFGIRNVHTTDFPGNYSGCDDAWDKEKFKKNFKVDVIHMDENTLEFDMVGIDAAIANAFRRILLAEVPTMAIEKVFVYNNTSIVQDEILAHRLGLIPICADPRLFEYKSEEDECDEINTLQFQLKVKCSRNPQAAKESSDPSEMYINHKVYSKHMEWVPLGSQADNMNAKFHPVHDDILIAQLRPGQEIDVLMHCIKGIGKDHAKFSPVATASYRLLPEITLLQPIEGEVAERLKKCFSDGVIEVQEIKGKKVARVANARLDTFSREFFRHDDLKNLVRLARVRDHYIFSVESTGVLPPDVLMSEAIKVLIGKCQQFLEELKFIQKK; encoded by the exons ATGGCGGCGTCTAGTAGCGTGGAAGAGATGCGGAGCCGGGTGGTTCTGGACGAATTTGGGATTCGCAAC GTCCACACAACAGACTTTCCTGGGAATTACTCTGGATGTGATGATGCCTGGGACAAGGAGAAGTTTAAAAAG AATTTCAAAGTAGATGTGATCCACATGGATGAAAACACTCTTGAATTTGACATGGTGGGGATTGATGCTGCCATTGCTAATGCTTTCCGACGCATCTTGCTTGCTGAG GTGCCAACCATGGCCATAGAGAAGGTCTTTGTGTACAATAACACTTCCATTGTGCAGGATGAAATCCTAGCTCATCGCTTGGGACTAATCCCTATCTGTGCAGATCCTCGTCTCTTTGAATACAAGAGTGAAG aaGACGAATGTGATGAAATTAACACTCTGCAATTCCAGCTGAAAGTAAAGTGTAGCAGGAATCCTCAGGCAGCCAAAGAATCTTCTGACCCCAGTGAAATGTACATCAACCATAAAG TTTACAGCAAGCACATGGAATGGGTGCCACTGGGCTCTCAGGCTGACAACATGAATGCCAAGTTCCATCCTGTACATGATGACATCCTTATTGCCCAGCTGCGACCGGGCCAAGAGATTGATGTACTTATGCACTGCATAAAAGGCATTG GTAAAGATCATGCAAAGTTTTCTCCAGTGGCTACAGCTAGTTACCGGTTATTGCCAGAAATAACTCTGTTACAGCCTATTGAAGGGGAAGTGGCTGAGAGGCTGAAGAAGTGCTTTTCTGATGGGGTTATTGAAGTCCAGGAAATCAAAG GGAAAAAAGTGGCAAGAGTGGCTAATGCTCGATTGGACACATTTAGTAGAGAATTTTTTCGGCACGATGACTTGAAAAACCTTGTGCGCTTGGCTCGGGTGCGAGATCACTACATCT TTTCTGTCGAGTCAACAGGTGTCTTGCCTCCAGATGTGTTGATGAGTGAAGCAATCAAGGTATTGATAGGAAAGTGTCAGCAGTTTCTAGAAGAGCTTAAATTCATCCAGAAGAAATAA
- the POLR1C gene encoding DNA-directed RNA polymerases I and III subunit RPAC1 isoform X2, with protein MRIGRVTQVHTTDFPGNYSGCDDAWDKEKFKKNFKVDVIHMDENTLEFDMVGIDAAIANAFRRILLAEVPTMAIEKVFVYNNTSIVQDEILAHRLGLIPICADPRLFEYKSEEDECDEINTLQFQLKVKCSRNPQAAKESSDPSEMYINHKVYSKHMEWVPLGSQADNMNAKFHPVHDDILIAQLRPGQEIDVLMHCIKGIGKDHAKFSPVATASYRLLPEITLLQPIEGEVAERLKKCFSDGVIEVQEIKGKKVARVANARLDTFSREFFRHDDLKNLVRLARVRDHYIFSVESTGVLPPDVLMSEAIKVLIGKCQQFLEELKFIQKK; from the exons ATGAGGATTGGAAGGGTTACTCAG GTCCACACAACAGACTTTCCTGGGAATTACTCTGGATGTGATGATGCCTGGGACAAGGAGAAGTTTAAAAAG AATTTCAAAGTAGATGTGATCCACATGGATGAAAACACTCTTGAATTTGACATGGTGGGGATTGATGCTGCCATTGCTAATGCTTTCCGACGCATCTTGCTTGCTGAG GTGCCAACCATGGCCATAGAGAAGGTCTTTGTGTACAATAACACTTCCATTGTGCAGGATGAAATCCTAGCTCATCGCTTGGGACTAATCCCTATCTGTGCAGATCCTCGTCTCTTTGAATACAAGAGTGAAG aaGACGAATGTGATGAAATTAACACTCTGCAATTCCAGCTGAAAGTAAAGTGTAGCAGGAATCCTCAGGCAGCCAAAGAATCTTCTGACCCCAGTGAAATGTACATCAACCATAAAG TTTACAGCAAGCACATGGAATGGGTGCCACTGGGCTCTCAGGCTGACAACATGAATGCCAAGTTCCATCCTGTACATGATGACATCCTTATTGCCCAGCTGCGACCGGGCCAAGAGATTGATGTACTTATGCACTGCATAAAAGGCATTG GTAAAGATCATGCAAAGTTTTCTCCAGTGGCTACAGCTAGTTACCGGTTATTGCCAGAAATAACTCTGTTACAGCCTATTGAAGGGGAAGTGGCTGAGAGGCTGAAGAAGTGCTTTTCTGATGGGGTTATTGAAGTCCAGGAAATCAAAG GGAAAAAAGTGGCAAGAGTGGCTAATGCTCGATTGGACACATTTAGTAGAGAATTTTTTCGGCACGATGACTTGAAAAACCTTGTGCGCTTGGCTCGGGTGCGAGATCACTACATCT TTTCTGTCGAGTCAACAGGTGTCTTGCCTCCAGATGTGTTGATGAGTGAAGCAATCAAGGTATTGATAGGAAAGTGTCAGCAGTTTCTAGAAGAGCTTAAATTCATCCAGAAGAAATAA